The genomic window TCTGCGGAAGCCAGCTATTCGAGGCCGCCACCCTTGACGATTTCGATCACTATTGGCGGGTGCACCTCGGCGGGCCGGTTAACACGGTGAAGGCTGCCTGGCCGTATATGGTCGCACAGCGCTACGGGAAGATCATCCTTACGACGTCAGTCAGCGGCCTATTTGGAATACGTGGCCAAGCCACCTACGCTGCGGCCAAGTGCGCCGTAGTTGGATTGATGCGCATTCTTGCAATTGAAGGTGCTGAGCATGGGATTCTCGTGAACACCATTTCGCCAGCCGGGTACACGAGGATGCACCCGGCGGCGGTTGCGGATCCCGCTTGGCTGAAGCAGAGCGAAGCCACAATGCCGGTTGCGGTTGTTGCGCCAGCGATGGTCTGGCTTGCAAGCGATAGTTGTTCGGAGACGAACAGGATTTACAACGTGGAAGCTGGAGTAATCCAACGTATCGCTATCGTCATGGGACCTGGCTTCTACGATCCACATCTGACACCCGAGAGCATCGCCGAGAACTACGCAAAGGTCGAATCGATCGAGGGCTTTTTCGAGCCGGGTCCGTTCGAGCCCGGTCAGATACCCGCAACAGCGAAGTCTTGAGGAACGAGGTTACGCCATGGCGACGTTCGACTGTGGCAGACAGCGTTACTCTATGAACCTGTGCACAAGTCATCAGCGGCCGCGCCGCGGCGGAGCTACACTGGCCGCCGAAAAGCAGACCTGCTGAAGGTCCGCTAGGGATCACAAGATGACCTTCCGCGGGCGGGACCGCGTGTCCGCATTGCCTGCAAAAGCAGACATCCAATTTTGTCAGTGCATGCCGTCCGGAGCACCTGCGCGCGAACAAGCGCGCAAGGAGTGAAGTCTAAAGCGCACTCAACCCTGGCGGCGGCTTGCGCATATTGGAGGCCTGCTCGTAGGCGTAGGCCAGACGCAGCAGCTTGTGCTCGCTCCAGGCACGGCCTGCGAAGGTGACGCCGAGCGGATAGTCGGGCGTGTCCTTGCCGTCGGTCGCCCCCGAGATGAAGCCTCCGGGCACCATGACGCTGGGATAACCTGCCCTGGCGGCGATCGCGGCGCCTCCGCTGCCGGGGAACAGCACGGCATCGAGCTTGTGCTGGTTCATGTAAGCATCCATGCCGCGGGTCCTGGCGCTGAGCAGGTCCATGGCAAGTGCCGACTTGTACTCGCGTTCGCGTAAGTCGCCCCTGGTGAGGTCGGCGGCGAGGAACAGGTCCTGGCCGAAACGCAGCGCCTTGCCTGCATTCGCCTCGTTAAAGGCCACGATGTCGGTGATGGTCTTGATGGCGGTATTGGTCGCCCAATCCTTCAGGTAGAGGTTGAGATCGCGCTTCAGTTCGTAGAGGAAGACGATCCGCTGCGTGACTGGATTGCCCTTGTTACCGCTCAGCGGATTGCGGTTGAGCACGGCCATGATCGTACCTGGTCCGCTCATCCAGCCGGCCGTCGGCATGCTGGCGCGCACGATCACGGCGCCGAGATCCTCCAGCACCTTGATCGCCTCCGCCATCACCTCCGCCCCTTTGGGTGGCAGCTTGCCGTAGAAGGGATCGTTCAGCGGGTCGGCGGGGTCGCTCGGCACGCCGACGCGAGCGCCCTTCATCGCGTCGCGCGTGAGGTCGGCGGTGTAATCGGCTGACCGCCGTTGCAGCTCTGTCGCCGCATCGCGCAGGTCCTTCGCCGCCAGCACGTTAAGGAGCAGCGCCGCATCGCGTACCGTGCGCGTCATCGGCCCTGCGATGTCCAGGCTATGCGCGATCGGCACGATGCCGGCACGGCTGATCAGCCCGACCGTCGGCTTCACGGTGACGAGGCCATTCTGGCTGGCAGGAAACAGCAGCGAGCCCGAGGTCTCGGTGCCGATCGAGGCCGCACAAAGAGCGGCCGCCACCGCGACCGCCGAACCCGAGCTCGAGCCGCCCGGGGACACGACCGGGATGTCGTGATCGTCCACCAGCGCGGGCGCGTAGGGATTCTTCACCTGACCCCCCAGCGATGAATAGCCCGCAGGCATGTCGATCGCGAGCATGTTGGAAAACTCGGTCAGGTTCGCCTTGCCTAGGATCACCGCGCCGGCGTCCCGCAGCAGCTTGACGATTGTGGCATCGTTCCGGGCACGCGCGCCTTCCAGCGCCAGCGAGCCCGCCGTCGTCGGCTGTTCGTCGCCGGTCGCAATGTTGTCCTTCACCAGGATCGGGATGCCAGCCAGCGGCCGCTTGGCCGATGGCTTGGTGCCGTCGAGCTTGCCCGCGATCGCGAGCGCATCGGGATTGAGCGCGCGCACGGCGTTGAGCGCGGGCCCGTTGCGGTCGTAGGCCTCGATGCGCGCGAGGTAAGCTTTGGTCAGCGCCGTCGCAGTGACCTGCCCACTGGCCAAGGCCTGAGCGATATCGCTCAGCGGCGCATCGTCGAGCTTCAGAGGGATCGGCGCCTCGGCGCCAGGGGCCGCCGCGGCGATGCCAGCATCGCGGCAGGATGGCTTCTTCATGGCGTGCCTCGCCTGACGGCGTTCCGAACCATGAAGCCGCAATGATGGCATAATGCCGGTGTTTTGCCCGACGGGTCAATGTCTCGGCGCATCGCGTCGACCTTTGAGCCGCGCAAGGCGTAAACCATTGAAATGACTACCCCCGGCTACTGTGCATGGGGTTGTTTTTCAGGTTTTGTTTTGGACCTGCCAAACGATTGGCCTCTCCCCGATGGGGAGAGGCCAAAATTGAAGCGACAGCCTCGACTTGATCGAGCGATCCTACTCCCAGGCCCAGGTCGAAAAATCGTTCTCGTATTGCGGCACGTCCTTCCAGACACCCTTCAGCTTCTTGTTGGTGATGGTGATCAGCTGGGGCTGGTAGAGGTAGGCGGAGACGGCGTCGGTGGCCAACATGCGCTGGGCGTCGCCGAGCAGTTTTGCGCGGCCGGCCTCGTCGGGTGTCGCGACGATCTGCTTGTAGAGCGCGTTGAACTTCTCGTTGTTGTAGCCAAGGTAATAGTCCGGCTCGGTGATCTTGACGAGGTCGAACGGCTCGACATGGCTGACGATGGTGAGGTCGAAATTGTGCGGACCGTTACCGGCGAACACCTGCGACAGCCACTGCGCCCATTCGACGTTCTCGATCTTGGCGACGATGCCAACCTTGGCGAGCTGGGCTGCGACGATCTCGCCGCCCTGCCGCGCATAGGATGGCGGCGGCAGCTTGAGCGACAATTCGAACGGCGTGGTGACGCCGGCCTCGCTGAGCAGCTTCTTGGCCTTCTCGGGGTCGTAGGGGTTGATTCCGGTGGTGTCGACATAGCCGAGCGCGCCCGGCACGTAGAAGCTGCCGATCGGCGTGCCGAAGCCATCGACGGCGCCGTCGATCATCGCCTTGCGGTCGATCGCAGCGAGGATGGCGCGGCGAACGCGGACGTCGTCGAGCGGCTTCTTGCGGTGGTTGATCGCGACGATGGTCTTGGCCCTGGAGCCGCCGACCAGCACCGTGAAACGCGGGTCGGCCTTGAACTGGGCGATGGTGCGCTGGGCCGAGACGCGTGGGAAGGCGTCGACGTCGCCCGAGAGCAGCGCGGCGGTCTGCGCCGCCGGATCGGAGATGAAGCGGATCGTCACCTTCGACAGCTTGACCGCAGCGGCGTTGCGGTAGTCGGCCCATTTGGTCAGGGTGATCGAGGAGCCTTTGGCCCAGCCCCCTAACTGATAGGGCCCGGTGCCGATCGGCTGCGTGACATTGGTGGCTGCGCTCTTCGGCTCGACGATCGAGCCGCTCGCCTGCCCCAGCAGGAATGCCAGGTTCGGCTCCGAATTCTTCAAGGTGATCACGACCGTCTCGGCGTCGGGCGCGGCAACGGACTCGAAGCTCTGGTACAGGCTCTTGTCCTTGTTGGTGCTGGTGGGCACCGCGTTGCGCTCGAACGAGAACTTCACCGCGGCGGAATTGAACGGCTCGCCATTGTGGAATTTGACGCCCTTGCGCAGCTTGAACGTATAGGTCTTCAGGTCGGGCGAAGCAGTCCAGCTCTCCGCCAGCAGGGGCGAGGCAGTACCGTCCTCGTTGATCTTGGTCAGGGTCTCGTAGATGTTGTAGAGCGTGACCTCGGCGATCGCAGCGGCGGCGGCATTGGTGGGATCGAGCCCGGGGGGCTCCAGCGCCATCGCCATGACGACGCTGTCCTTCTTGCTCTGCGCCAGCACCGGCAGCGGCGCCGCGACGAGCGCGGCGGCAAAGGCGACGATCGATAGTTTCCTCAACATGCGTAACTCCCCGGCCATCTCTGTTTCCAGCCTACGCCAATCCTGCCCCGGACACTAACCTTCCATGGCCGCCCGCGGCAACGCCATCACGACTTCGGCCTTGTGGCAGGCGGCAAGGTGCCCCTCGCCTACCTTGCGTAGCTCAGGCGACACCTCGCGGCAATGCTGGTCGGCAAGCGGGCAGCGCGCCACATAGGGGCATCCGGCCGCGGCCGCCGCTTGCGAGGCGATCGCCTGGGCTCCGCGCCGCCGCCGGCCGCCGCCGGCGCGCGCCCGCGGCACGGCATCGAGCAGCGCCCGCGTGTAGGGATGGGCGCAGCGCTCGAACAGATCCTCCGGCCGCCCCTGCTCGACGATCCGGCCGAGATACATCACCGCGACCTCGTCGCAGAGATAGTCGACGACGGCGAGGTCATGGCTGATCAGGATGTAGCTGAGGCCGAACTGCTCCTGGAGGTCCTGCATCAGGTTCAGCACCTGCGCCTGCACGGAGACGTCGAGCGCGGAGACCGGCTCGTCCGCCACGATGAGCTTCGGCTGCGTGATCAGCGCACGCGCAATCGCGATGCGCTGGCGCTGACCGCCTGAGAACTCATGTGGATACTTGTCCACGTCCGCATCGCGCAAGCCGACCTGGCGCAGCACCGCGGCGACGCGTTCGCGGAATTTGGTGCGATCGGCCTCCTCCAGCACGGTGAGCGGCTCGGCGACGATGCGGGCAATGGTCTGGCGTGGATCGAGCGAGCCGTAAGGGTCCTGGAACACCATCTGGAAATCGCGCCGGGCGCGGCGCAGCTCGTCCGCAGAGATGCGGTTGAGATCGCGGCCGAGCAGCGCGACGTGGCCCGAGGTGGGCCGCTCCAACGCCATCACCAGCCGTGCGAAGGTCGACTTGCCCGATCCGGACTCGCCGACCACGCCAAGGCTCTTGCCGGCGGCGACCCGCACGTTCACGCCATTGAGCGCGCGCACCTGCCCCGGCGGCCGGAACAGGCTTTCACGCGGCAGCGTGTAACGCTGCACCAGATCCTTCACGTCGAGAAGCGGCTCGGCTGCGGTGATCATGCGGTCAGTGCTCCGACGCGTTCAGCCATCGACACGTCCGTCCTGATGCAGCGCACGAAATGGCCGGGTCCGACGTCCACCATCGGCGGCAGCGCGGCGCGGCACCGATCGATCACTAGCGGACACCGATCGGAGAAAGTGCAGCCGGACGGCAGATCGGCGAGCTCCGGCACCGTGCCCGAGATCGTCTTCAGCCGCGTCCCCTTGCGCGCGCCGAGCTTCGGCCGGGCGCGGAACAGGCCCTGCGTATAGGGATGCCCCATGCGCCGGAACACCTCGTCGGTCGGCCCGCTCTCGACGACGGTGCCGCCATACATCACCATCATGCGCTGCACGTTCTCGGCGATGACGCCGAGATCGTGCGAGATCAGGATCATCGACATGCCGCGCTCCTCGACGAGACCGGCGATGAGGTCGAGGATCTGGCCCTGGATGGTGACATCGAGCGCGGTGGTCGGCTCGTCTGCGATCAACAGGTCCGGCTCGCAGGCGAGCGCCATCGCGATGGTGATGCGCTGGCGCTGGCCGCCGGAGAACTGGTGCGGATAGGCGTCGACGCGCCGCGCCGGATCCGGCAGCCCGACGCGGTCGAGCAAGGCGATGGTCTCGCGCCGCGCCTGCGACGCGGAGTATTTCTTGTGACGCCGCAGCGGCTCGGCGACCTGATGACCAATCGTGTGCATCGGATTGAGCGCGGTCATCGGCTCCTGGAAGATCATGCTGATACGGTTGCCGCGCAGGCGGCAATAATCGGCATCCGAGAGCCCGACGAGCTCGTTGCCATCCAGCTTGATGCTGCCGCTGACGACCGCGCTGTCCGGCAGCAGCCCCATCAGGGAGAGTGCCGTGACCGACTTGCCGCAGCCGGACTCGCCGACGAGCCCGAGCGTCTCGCTGCGCTTGAGGGCAAAGCTGACGCCACGCACGGCCTGCGCCGGCCCGCGGCTGGTGTTGAGGCGCACGCCGAGATTGGCGACCTCGATCAGCGGCATGTTTGCGGGGTCAGCCATCGTCACCGCTCCCGCGCCAGTCTGGGATCGAGCAGGTCGCGCAGTCCGTCACCAAGCAGGTTGAGACCGAGCACCGCGATGGCGATCGCAGCGCCCGGATAGACCGCGAGCATCGGCGACTGGAACAGCAGCGTCTGCGCATCGTTCAGCATGCGGCCCCATGACGGCTGCGGCGGCTGCGTGCCGAGGCCGAGATAGGACAAAGCGGCTTCGGCGAGAATGGCGAGCGCGAACTGGATGGTGACCTGCACGATCAGGATCGAGAGGATGTTGGGCAGGACGTGCTCGATGGTGATGCGGAAGCGTCCCTTGCCGGCCGCGCGGGCGGCCAGCACGAATTCGCGCGCCCAGATCGCGTTGGCAGAGCCGCGGGTCAGCCGCGTCAGCGTCGGGATCTGGAAGATGCCGATCGCGACGATCGAGGTCACCATGCCCGGCCCGACCACCGCGGCGAGCATGATCGCAGAGAGCACGGCCGGAAAGGCGAAGCTGAAATCGGCGAAGCGCATGATGATCTCTTCGGTCCAGCCGCGCCTTGCCGAGGCGATCAGGCCGAGGCAGACGCCGAAGCTGAGACCGATGCTCACCGCGATGATGCCGACCATGATGGTCGAACGCGCGCCGGCAAGCAGCAGCGAGACGATATCGCGACCGAAGGAATCGGTGCCGAGCCAGTGCGATGCCGACGGCGGCCGGAGTTTCGAGGCGATGTCGATCTCATAGGGCGACCACGGCGTCCACACCAGTGACAGCAGCGCCGAGGCCAGCACCAGCAGGCTCAGTGCACCGCCGAGCACAAAGCTGCGATGGCGCAGTGCGCGGCGCCAGAACGTCCGGGCCGGCAGCGGCCGCGTTGCAACCGGCGCGTCAATGGTCAGGGGCGTGCTCACAGGTCGTGCACCTTGATGCGGGGATCGATGAAGGCATAGAGCACATCGACCACGAAATTGACGATGACGACCATGGCAGCGAGCAGCATCACGCAGTTGCGCACCACGATCAAGTCGCGGTTGGCGATCGACTGGAAGATCAGGCGGCCGAGGCCCGGCAGGTAGAACACGTTCTCGATCACGATGGTGCCGGCGAGCAGATTGGCGAATTGCAGCCCCATCACGGTCATCACGGGGATCATGGCGTTGCGCAGCACATGACGCCACAGCACCTCGCGCTTGCCGAGCCCTTTCGCACGCGCCGTGCGAACGAAGTCCTCACGCAGCACCTCGAGCACGGCCGAGCGGGTGACCCGCGCGAGGATCGCGGCCTGTACCACCGCAAGCGAGATCGCCGGCAGCAGCAGCGACTTGATGCCCGGCCAGACGCCATCGTCCCAGCCGGCAAAGCCGCCCGCCGAGAGCCATTGCAGCCGCACCGCGAACAACAGCACCAGAAGGATCGCGAACCAGAAGTTCGGCAGCGCGATGCCCACCTGCGTCAGCGACATCACGCCGACGTCGCCGAGCTTATTGTGGTTGGCGGCGGTGTAGATGCCGGCGGAGAGCGCCAGCGTCACCGTGACCGTCATGGCCATGATCGCGAGCGGAATGGTCAGCACCAACCGCTCCGCGATCAGGCTCGCGACCGGCGTGCCGTAGACATAGGAGTTGCCGAGATCGCCGACGAGGAGGCCTTTGATCCATTGCAGATAGCGAACCGCCAGCGGCTGATCGAGCCCGAGCTTGATAGTGAGCGCGCGGACCGCGTCCGGCGAGGCATCGGCACCCATCAGCATCTGCGCCGCGTTGCCGGGCAGCGCGTCGAGCACCAGGAAGATGATCAGCGAGGCGCCGACCAGCGTCGCCAGCAAGGTCAACAGACGTCGGAGGACAAAGACGCTCATGCGTGCTCGGCTTCAGGGCTCACCCGCGGCACGATCAACATGTCTGGACGCCGGAGGCAAGCTCTTTGCTGCATGTCCATCTCCTCAAGCCGGCCAGCGGGACAGAAGGTCGCTTGAGGCCTCGAACAGCGCGCTCACGCGCAGCAATTCGGCGTCGCCGCGGAAGCGGCCGACGAGCTGGAGCCCGATCGGCAGGCCGTCGCGGCCGAGGCCGCAGGGCAGGCTGACGGCGGGATGCCCGGTCATGTTGAACGGCATGGTCCAGGGGAACCAATGCGGGCGGACGCTGTCGAAATGCGCCCCGTCGATCTCGATGGTACCGAACAGGTCCTGGTCGATCGGCAGCGCGGTGCGCGTCAGTGTCGGCATCGCCAGCAGGTGCCCGCGCGCAAGCAACGATTGCACCCGGCGAAACAGCGCGGTGCGCGCGAACATCGCCTCCTGATAGTCGACGCCGCTGACCTCGGTGGCGAGCGCGAGCTGCTTGAGAAACGCCTCGCTCAACTCGTCCTTGTGCTCGGCCGCGAGCTTTGCAAAGCGCGTGCGCCAGACCGTGTGGTTGATGGCGCGCCAGATCGGCTCGATGTCGAAGCCGTCGCCGGAGAACTCTTCGAGCTCGGCACCGAGCCCCGCCAGCCGATCGAGGCTCGCCTTGAAGCTGGCCGCGACGTCCGATGACACCGGGCGCCCGGGCGGGGAAGCACAGAACAGGATCTTCTGCCCGCGCAGATCGCCGCGCGGGGCGGCGGTGCCGATGAAATCCGGTACCGGGACGCCGATCGACCAGGGATCGCAAGAATCCTCACCGGCCATCGCCTGCATCATCAACGCGGTGTCGGCGACGGTGCGGGTTGTCGGCGTGACATAGGTCTGGTTGCCGAACACGTCCAGCGCCTGGCTGTGCGGGACGACGCCGTTGCTCTGCTTCAGCCCGACCACGCCATTGCAGGCGGCCGGAATCCGCGTCGAGCCGCCGCCGTCGGTCGCGATTGCAAGTGGCGCGATACCGCTCGCCACCGCCACCGCCGCGCCGCCGCTGGAGCCGCCGGAGGAACGCTCCGCGCTCCACGCATTGCGGGTGCGGCCGAACAACGGCGAATCCGTCAGGCACTTGCTGCCGAATTCCGGCGTCGTGGTCTTGCCGATCAGGATCGCGCCCTCGGCGCGCAGCCGCGCAACGGCGATGGCATCCTCGGTCGGCACGTTGTCCTTGTAGGGAACGGCGCCGAAGGTGGTCTTGACGCCTTTGGTATTGACGATGTCCTTGACGCTGACGGGGATGCCGTGCAGCAGGCCGAGGGGCTCGCCGGCCATCACCTTGCGCTCGGCTTCGCGCGCTGCTGCGATCGCCTCGTCACCGCACAGCGTGATGAAGCAGTTCAATGCGGGCTGAAGCGCCTCGGCGCGCGCAAGCACCGCGCGGACGATCTCGACCGGCGAAATCCGCTTTCCGGCGACGAGGCCGCGCAGCTCGGTTGCGGACAAGAGACAAGGATCGCCGTTCATCGTCAAATCGCGCTCCGAAGCGGGGCCGCCGTTGGCCCAAAGACATTGACAGCGAGAATGACAGTTTTGTTAACTCGCCGTCCAATACGATTTTTGTCGCCAACCCATACGTTTTCAGTATGCCAATGGATCTTCGCCGGCTCCGTTATTTCGTCGCCGTTGCCGAGGCGCGCAGCATCGGCAAAGCCGCTGAGCGGCTCCGGATGGCGCAGCCGCCGCTCTCGGTCCAAATCCGCAAGCTCGAGGCCGAGATTGGCGCACCGCTGTTCCGCCGCGGCACCCGCGGCATGGACCTGACCGAGGCGGGTCAGGCGCTGCTGGCGCGCGCCAGCGAAGCGCTCGCCCTTGCGGCCGACGGGGCTGAAGCCGCGCGCGCGGTTGCTTCGGGACGGCGCGGGCGGCTGTCGGTGGGCTACATGTTCGTGTTGGCAAATGCGATGCTGCCGCGGCTCATCCCCGAGCTGCGCCGCGCAGTTCCTGGCGTCGACCTCGGCTTCGCCGAGCTCAGCGCCTCGACGCGCGAGGCCCGCGTGCTCGACCGCAGCGTCACGGTCGCCTTGTGCATGCCGGCAATCAATCATCCTGAGATTCAGGTGGCACGGATCGGTGCGCAGCCCTTCATGCTGGCCATGCCGATCCGCTCGCCACTCGCCCGTCTGAGCTCCGTGCCAATGGCCCGCCTGCAGGGCCGTCCGCTGATCGCGCTCCCGCATCCGGACCATGGGCCCGCCTCCTCTGCCGTCGTCCCCTTGTTGCGTCGGCACCAAGTCGTGATGCCGATCGCCAGCCGAGTGGAGACGGTGCATTCGGCGATGAGCCTGGTTCTGGCCGGCGAAGGTCTCGCCATCCTGCCGGCCTGCGCGCAGCTCGGCGCGCCACGTGGCATCGTGTTCAGACCCTTACGTGACGTCACCGACTCCCTCGATATCGCAGTCTGTTGGCGGCGGGATTCCCAGAGTCCGCTGATCGGAACCTTCCTCAAATGCGCCGAGAGGGCCGTCGCGCGGATGTGAGGCCGCGCTACAAGCTCCAACTCACCTCAAAGCTCCAAGGCGGATCGGCGCCCGGACGGGTGCAAGTGAGGCCGGCGCAATTGGCGGCGAAGGACAGCGCGCGGCGAAGCTCGTCGGCACTGATGTCCTTTAGGGTTTGCCGGGCAATGCGACCCTGCTTGTGCAAGGCGAACAGCAGCGCAGCCTGAAAGCTGTCGCCGGCCCCGATCGTGTCGGCCACCTCGACCTTTGGCGCAGCGACCTCAATCTGCCCTGCGCGCGCGTGCCAAGCGACCGCGCCGTCGTTGCCGCGGGTGATGACGACGAGGCTCGTATCCTGCCCCAGCAGCGCGCTCGCGCGTTGTTGATATGGCTCGTCCCCGAAGAGATAGGCAAAGTCGACGTCCGACATCTTGATGAGATCGGCGCTGGCAGCGAAGCCGGCCATGCGCGCGAGATAGGCCGGCTTGTCCTTGACCAGATTGGGGCGACAGTTCGGATCGAAGGAGATGGTCGACGACGCCCGCGCGTCCGCGATCAGGGCCTTCGTCTCGGCCGCGCCCTGGTCGTTGACCAGCGTGGTCGAACCGACATGAATGGCTTCGACCTTATCGAACGGAATCGATCCGCGCCGATAGCTCCAGTTCCGCGTCGCGGTCCCGGCATCATAGAACGCATAATGCGACTCGCCCGCGACGATGCGGACGAAGGCGAGCGTGGTCTGGTGATCGCTGCGGGTGGCGAAACTGAGCTCCACATGCGAGGCCGCGGCATGATCTGCGATCATGCTGCCGAACAGATCGGTCGAGATGCCACCGACGAAGCCGGTGGGTACGCCCAGCCGCGCCATGCCGATCGCGACGTTGAGGCAGGAGCCACCAACCGCCGGCATCACCGCCTCGCGCCCTTCCCCGTTCCGCGTCGGCACGAAATCGATCAGCGCATCGCCACAGGCAATCAGCATGTCTTTTAGCCTCTCGCGATGTCGCGCATCGCCGCGCGGCTGCTGCGATCGACCTCGCGCAGCAGCTTGTAGACCTCGCGCTTGCGGGCGTGAAACGCCGCCATGTCGGGCGCGGTCGGCTCGCTCTTGCGTCCCAGCGCCGACATCTTTGCCATGGTCTCGCCGATCGAGGCATAGGCGCCGCCGGCCACCGCGCCGAGCATCGCGGCGCCCAGCAGCACCGGCTCTTTCGTCTGCGGCAGAGCGACCGTGAGACCGGTTGTGTCGGCCATGATCTGCCGCACCAGCGGGCTGCGGCTGGCACCGCCGCCCATGATCATGATGCTGGAGCGCACGCCATGCGCGGCAAAGGCCTCGATCACCTCGGCAAGCCCGTAGGCGAGACCGCAGAGACCGGCGACGAACAGCCGCTCCATCGAACCGATATCGGTGTCGAGATCGAGGCCCGCGATCACCGCGCGCGTGTCAGGATCGGCGTAAGGCGAGCGATTGCCGATGAATTCAGGCAGCACATGGATGTCGCGGGCGAGCAGCGCGGCGCGGCTGGCATCGCCCGCGCGCGCGATGATGCGGCGCTCGAGGAAGTCGATGAGGTCGAGACCCTCGTTGCGCGCCGCCGCGCTGGCCTCGGCATGGCCCGGATGCGACTTGAGGAGATGGTCGATCGCAGCGCCCGCAGCCGACTGGCCGCCCTCGTTGAGCCAGAAGTCCGGCACCATGCCGGAGTAATAAGGCCCCCACACGCCGGGCACGAAGCACGGTTCCTTGGTGGTCGCCATGATACAGGCCGAAGTCCCCATGATGTAGGCGAGGCGATCGCACGCGTCGGTCGCCCCGCCCGAGCCGTCGCGGCCGCCGATCGCGCCGATGCCGCCGGCGTGGGCATCGATCAGCGACGCGCCGACCGGTATGCCCGGCGACAGACCGAGATCAGCCGCAGCAGCCGGGGTGAGACCTGCACCGAGCCGCGTGCCGGGGGCAACGATCTCGGTGCCGATGCGGGCATATGTCTCGGCCACGAAGTCCGACAGGCCAATGCGCTTAAAGAACGGCGCACTCCAGCCGCCGTCATGCGCGAGGTAGTTCCACTTGCAGGTGACGGTGCAAGTCGAGCGCTGGAGCGAGCCGGTCGCGCGCCAGGTCAGGTAATCCGCCAGATCGAAGAAGTGACCAGCAGCGTCGAAACTCGCGCGAAGATGCCGCTTCAGCCACAGCAGCTTCGGCATCTCCATCTCGGGCGAGATCGAACCGCCGACATAGCGCAGCACGGCATCCTCGGTCTCGTTGATCAGCCGCGCCTCAGCGGTGGCGCGATGGTCCATCCAGACGATGACGTTGCGCTGCTTGTCGCCGGAGCCGCTG from Bradyrhizobium zhanjiangense includes these protein-coding regions:
- a CDS encoding FGGY-family carbohydrate kinase, producing the protein MPRAYIGVDVGTTSTRAGVFDEAGTLLAVARHPIRIWHEAGDIVEQSSQDIWDACAISVRAAMTEAGITPDGVGGIGFDATCSLVVLDRQGEPLTVSGSGDKQRNVIVWMDHRATAEARLINETEDAVLRYVGGSISPEMEMPKLLWLKRHLRASFDAAGHFFDLADYLTWRATGSLQRSTCTVTCKWNYLAHDGGWSAPFFKRIGLSDFVAETYARIGTEIVAPGTRLGAGLTPAAAADLGLSPGIPVGASLIDAHAGGIGAIGGRDGSGGATDACDRLAYIMGTSACIMATTKEPCFVPGVWGPYYSGMVPDFWLNEGGQSAAGAAIDHLLKSHPGHAEASAAARNEGLDLIDFLERRIIARAGDASRAALLARDIHVLPEFIGNRSPYADPDTRAVIAGLDLDTDIGSMERLFVAGLCGLAYGLAEVIEAFAAHGVRSSIMIMGGGASRSPLVRQIMADTTGLTVALPQTKEPVLLGAAMLGAVAGGAYASIGETMAKMSALGRKSEPTAPDMAAFHARKREVYKLLREVDRSSRAAMRDIARG
- a CDS encoding amidase is translated as MNGDPCLLSATELRGLVAGKRISPVEIVRAVLARAEALQPALNCFITLCGDEAIAAAREAERKVMAGEPLGLLHGIPVSVKDIVNTKGVKTTFGAVPYKDNVPTEDAIAVARLRAEGAILIGKTTTPEFGSKCLTDSPLFGRTRNAWSAERSSGGSSGGAAVAVASGIAPLAIATDGGGSTRIPAACNGVVGLKQSNGVVPHSQALDVFGNQTYVTPTTRTVADTALMMQAMAGEDSCDPWSIGVPVPDFIGTAAPRGDLRGQKILFCASPPGRPVSSDVAASFKASLDRLAGLGAELEEFSGDGFDIEPIWRAINHTVWRTRFAKLAAEHKDELSEAFLKQLALATEVSGVDYQEAMFARTALFRRVQSLLARGHLLAMPTLTRTALPIDQDLFGTIEIDGAHFDSVRPHWFPWTMPFNMTGHPAVSLPCGLGRDGLPIGLQLVGRFRGDAELLRVSALFEASSDLLSRWPA
- a CDS encoding LysR family transcriptional regulator, translated to MDLRRLRYFVAVAEARSIGKAAERLRMAQPPLSVQIRKLEAEIGAPLFRRGTRGMDLTEAGQALLARASEALALAADGAEAARAVASGRRGRLSVGYMFVLANAMLPRLIPELRRAVPGVDLGFAELSASTREARVLDRSVTVALCMPAINHPEIQVARIGAQPFMLAMPIRSPLARLSSVPMARLQGRPLIALPHPDHGPASSAVVPLLRRHQVVMPIASRVETVHSAMSLVLAGEGLAILPACAQLGAPRGIVFRPLRDVTDSLDIAVCWRRDSQSPLIGTFLKCAERAVARM
- a CDS encoding carbohydrate kinase family protein, which gives rise to MLIACGDALIDFVPTRNGEGREAVMPAVGGSCLNVAIGMARLGVPTGFVGGISTDLFGSMIADHAAASHVELSFATRSDHQTTLAFVRIVAGESHYAFYDAGTATRNWSYRRGSIPFDKVEAIHVGSTTLVNDQGAAETKALIADARASSTISFDPNCRPNLVKDKPAYLARMAGFAASADLIKMSDVDFAYLFGDEPYQQRASALLGQDTSLVVITRGNDGAVAWHARAGQIEVAAPKVEVADTIGAGDSFQAALLFALHKQGRIARQTLKDISADELRRALSFAANCAGLTCTRPGADPPWSFEVSWSL